In the Nitrospirota bacterium genome, TCTTTCAGTGGTTCGATCTGTACACGCACAATTTTGCCTATGCGGGCGTGCGCGCCACCGGTTATGAAGCCGGCAACTATCTCTTCATCGGCCCGAACTGGAAGGGCGATGTGCCGCCCGGCATCACGAAAGTCTTTCGTTCGGAAACGGACATCGTCGGCACGCTGACGCGCACCAGCATTGATGGCGAGGCCGACGTGCCGAACGTGTGCGCCCTCCAGCAGCAATACGTGCTCATGCCCCTGAGCGAGTTCGCCGGGCAGAAGCCGCCAGCGCCCGTTCCCGCCGTCAAGTTTCCCAAGTGGGATGAAAAGCAGGCGCTGTCTGCGGGCTTCATCGGCTATCTCAACTTCCTGCTGCAATTCTGCCAGCCGATCCATCCGAACGAGGCGGCACTGATGAAACGCTTCGCCAAAATCGGCATCGGTGCGGGCAAGGCCTTCGAACCGGCCAAGCTGGACCCGGGGCTGCTGGCCGCGATCGAGCAGGGCGCGCAGGAGGGGCTGAAGGAGACGCAGGCATTCGCCGCCTTGCAGACCAGCTCGCGGGATATCATCGGCACGCGCGAGCACCTCGGCGACAACATGTATTTGAAACGCAACGCCGCCGCCCTGGTCGGCATCTATGGCAACTCGGTCGAGGAGGCGTATTACAACGCCTATCAACTCGACGCCGACGGCAAGCCGCTCACGGCCCAGAAGGACCGCTATGTCCTGCGCTTTGCGCCCGGCGAACTGCCGCCGGTAAAGTTTTTCTGGTCGTTCACCATGTATTCCCTGCCCGAACGGAACCTCGCCGCCAATCCCATCAACCGCTACTCGATCGGCAGTCGCAGCCCGGGCCTCAAGCCGGATGCGGATGGCGGGCTAACCATCTATGTCCAGGCGCAGTCGCCCGGGGTGGACAAGGAATCCAACTGGCTGCCGGCACCTGCGGGGCCCTTCTTCATCATCTCCCGGTACTATGGCCCGGAACCTCGGATGATCTCGGGCGAGTGGGCAATACCGGCGTTGAAGCGTGTGGAGTAAGCGAAATGACAGCCACCCCGATGCACTCAGCGGATTTCGTGCCGCCCTACGTCGTCGGCAGCGTGGCAA is a window encoding:
- a CDS encoding DUF1254 domain-containing protein, with the translated sequence MKTVLKHIWLSFLAGTLAFAMNASAVAAPTPDEARAIAKEAFIYAYAPVQGYKTLYNQTQNAHDPGYIGGFGRYRHYTRVATPADRDIVTPNNDTPYSWAWLDLRREPYVLKLPAVPKDRYNVFQWFDLYTHNFAYAGVRATGYEAGNYLFIGPNWKGDVPPGITKVFRSETDIVGTLTRTSIDGEADVPNVCALQQQYVLMPLSEFAGQKPPAPVPAVKFPKWDEKQALSAGFIGYLNFLLQFCQPIHPNEAALMKRFAKIGIGAGKAFEPAKLDPGLLAAIEQGAQEGLKETQAFAALQTSSRDIIGTREHLGDNMYLKRNAAALVGIYGNSVEEAYYNAYQLDADGKPLTAQKDRYVLRFAPGELPPVKFFWSFTMYSLPERNLAANPINRYSIGSRSPGLKPDADGGLTIYVQAQSPGVDKESNWLPAPAGPFFIISRYYGPEPRMISGEWAIPALKRVE